Proteins found in one Labrenzia sp. VG12 genomic segment:
- the phnD gene encoding phosphonate ABC transporter substrate-binding protein: MKALFAAAVSAVVLAASPALADSWKDQYKTLKFGILSGENEKDRIARYKPFEEYLEKELGVEVEIFTAGSYDGVIQAIAADQIEFAFLGSSSYAAAYTETNGGVVPLLTRLNKDGSTGYYSVVMVRCDSGYTSLDDLKGKVHAFADPDSTSGFAVPYFNMVQQGYDPKTHFAAIPFSGGHETGVLGVVNKQYDSAATWQNNATDGRWQRMITKGMIEEGVVCPIWESPEITSGPFTARVNLPAELIADMTVAVETIPEKDPAAFNSMRGGDDSPQKGWKRVDHERYQWIVDMRDWLKKQRRGG; encoded by the coding sequence ATGAAGGCACTCTTCGCAGCAGCAGTTTCCGCAGTCGTTCTGGCCGCCTCCCCGGCCCTGGCTGACAGCTGGAAAGACCAGTACAAAACCCTCAAGTTCGGCATTCTGTCCGGCGAAAACGAGAAAGACCGGATCGCTCGCTACAAGCCATTTGAAGAATATCTTGAAAAGGAACTCGGCGTCGAAGTCGAGATCTTCACCGCCGGCTCCTATGACGGTGTGATCCAGGCGATTGCCGCCGACCAGATCGAATTCGCGTTCCTTGGCTCGTCTTCCTATGCAGCTGCCTACACCGAAACCAATGGCGGTGTCGTTCCGCTCCTGACCCGTCTCAACAAGGACGGTTCCACCGGTTACTACTCCGTCGTGATGGTTCGTTGCGACAGCGGCTACACCTCCCTGGACGATCTCAAAGGCAAGGTCCACGCGTTTGCCGATCCGGATTCCACGTCGGGCTTCGCCGTGCCCTACTTCAACATGGTTCAGCAGGGCTACGACCCGAAAACCCACTTTGCCGCCATCCCGTTCTCCGGTGGCCACGAGACCGGCGTTCTCGGTGTTGTCAACAAACAGTATGACAGTGCCGCCACCTGGCAGAACAACGCCACCGATGGCCGCTGGCAGCGCATGATCACCAAGGGCATGATCGAAGAAGGCGTCGTCTGCCCGATCTGGGAAAGCCCTGAAATCACGAGCGGCCCGTTCACCGCCCGCGTCAATCTGCCGGCAGAGTTGATCGCCGACATGACCGTTGCCGTTGAAACCATCCCGGAAAAAGATCCGGCGGCCTTCAACTCCATGCGCGGCGGAGACGACAGCCCGCAAAAGGGTTGGAAGCGCGTCGACCATGAGCGCTACCAGTGGATCGTCGACATGCGCGACTGGCTGAAAAAGCAGCGCCGCGGCGGCTAA
- a CDS encoding alpha-D-ribose 1-methylphosphonate 5-triphosphate diphosphatase — MTFADKQVPTGSEVTILKNARIVLGDEVVKGHLSVADGKIVAVDTGAAPQSGLDLDGDYLVPGLVDIHTDHFEKHVFPRAHVRWDPLRAAMAHDAQIIGSGITTVFDSLCVGATIKNPERREILAPMIDALEKAQAAGMLKSEHLVHLRCEITDEEATTLTEENIGKNIVRMVSVMEHLPGRRQSKNIDGYIERRMAETGDSRKTVEQAVQELLNFSDDISARVRPAVVALAHAHRLPLLSHDDTELEHIDEALAEGISVSEFPCTQEAARKAKRHDMHVVGGAPNIIRGGSQSGNVAVSDLMAENLVDILASDYVPRSLLDSAFMIAAEEALDVDLPRAVRMVSKTPARVAGLTDRGEIAQGQRADLLHVGLHDGHPFVKQAWRAGQRVL; from the coding sequence ATGACCTTTGCCGACAAACAGGTGCCGACCGGCAGCGAAGTGACTATCTTGAAAAACGCCAGGATCGTGCTGGGTGATGAGGTCGTGAAGGGACACCTGTCCGTCGCCGATGGCAAGATCGTTGCGGTCGATACAGGCGCTGCACCGCAATCCGGTCTCGACCTTGATGGTGACTATCTAGTGCCGGGTCTGGTGGACATTCACACCGACCATTTTGAGAAACACGTCTTTCCGCGCGCCCATGTACGCTGGGACCCGTTGCGGGCTGCCATGGCGCATGACGCCCAGATCATCGGCAGTGGCATCACCACCGTGTTCGACAGCCTGTGTGTGGGCGCGACCATCAAGAACCCGGAACGGCGCGAGATCCTGGCACCGATGATCGATGCTCTGGAAAAGGCCCAGGCAGCCGGCATGCTCAAATCCGAGCATCTGGTGCATTTGCGCTGCGAGATCACGGACGAAGAAGCAACCACCCTGACGGAAGAAAACATCGGCAAGAATATTGTCCGCATGGTCTCGGTGATGGAGCACCTGCCGGGCCGGCGTCAGAGCAAGAATATCGATGGCTATATCGAGCGACGGATGGCCGAAACGGGTGATAGCCGCAAAACGGTCGAACAGGCGGTGCAGGAGCTGTTGAACTTCTCAGACGATATCAGCGCCAGGGTGCGCCCGGCGGTCGTTGCTCTCGCTCATGCGCACAGGTTGCCGCTGCTCAGCCATGATGACACAGAGCTGGAACATATCGATGAGGCTCTGGCCGAGGGCATCTCCGTTTCGGAGTTCCCCTGCACGCAGGAGGCGGCGCGCAAGGCAAAACGCCATGACATGCATGTCGTCGGTGGCGCGCCGAACATCATCCGGGGCGGGTCCCAGTCGGGCAATGTCGCTGTCAGCGATCTGATGGCGGAGAACCTGGTCGACATTCTGGCCTCTGACTATGTTCCGCGTTCGCTGCTGGACAGCGCCTTCATGATCGCGGCGGAAGAGGCCCTCGACGTCGACCTGCCGCGGGCCGTGCGCATGGTGTCAAAGACGCCCGCACGTGTGGCCGGCCTGACGGATCGGGGTGAAATCGCCCAGGGGCAACGCGCCGATCTGCTGCATGTCGGGCTGCATGACGGTCATCCCTTCGTCAAGCAGGCCTGGCGGGCCGGACAGCGGGTGCTTTAG
- the phnC gene encoding phosphonate ABC transporter ATP-binding protein, whose product MLVIEQLSKKFGDLTAVDAVSLAIPKGQMVGVIGRSGAGKSTLLRMINRLTDPSTGTIVNDGQDITALKGRDLRLWRASCAMIFQQFNLVERMDVLTNVMVGRIAHTGFLRSMSRSFTDEDRTRAIEALDRLDLAPQALQRAGTLSGGQQQRVAIAKALVQNPRIMLADEPIASLDPANATRVMDALREINRTDGLTVLVNLHTLDTARAYCERIIAMRDGRVHFDGTPEALTTERVRQIYGTDTLGADIDESVTSTAITDVSSQPARQAVGA is encoded by the coding sequence ATGCTTGTCATTGAGCAATTATCGAAGAAATTCGGGGACCTGACCGCAGTGGACGCAGTGTCCCTGGCAATCCCCAAGGGACAGATGGTAGGCGTCATCGGACGCTCGGGCGCAGGCAAGTCGACCTTGCTGCGCATGATCAACCGGCTGACAGATCCGAGCACCGGCACGATCGTCAATGACGGCCAGGATATCACCGCCCTGAAAGGCCGTGACCTGCGCCTTTGGCGGGCCTCCTGTGCCATGATTTTCCAGCAGTTCAATCTGGTGGAACGGATGGATGTGCTGACCAATGTCATGGTCGGCCGCATCGCCCATACGGGTTTCCTGCGCTCCATGAGCCGCAGCTTTACCGACGAGGATCGGACACGGGCCATTGAGGCGCTGGATCGGCTGGATCTCGCCCCCCAGGCCCTGCAGAGGGCCGGGACGCTGTCCGGCGGCCAGCAACAGCGTGTCGCCATTGCCAAGGCACTGGTTCAGAACCCGCGCATCATGCTGGCAGATGAGCCCATCGCTTCGCTCGACCCGGCCAATGCCACCCGCGTGATGGACGCGCTACGCGAAATCAACCGAACGGACGGTCTCACGGTGCTGGTCAATCTGCACACGCTGGATACGGCCCGCGCCTATTGTGAACGCATCATCGCCATGCGCGATGGCCGGGTGCATTTCGATGGCACGCCGGAGGCGCTCACGACCGAACGCGTCCGTCAGATCTATGGCACCGACACGCTTGGCGCCGACATCGACGAGAGCGTGACTTCTACCGCAATCACAGACGTTTCGTCCCAGCCCGCCAGGCAGGCGGTTGGGGCCTGA
- a CDS encoding GIY-YIG nuclease family protein yields MKRFWVYMLASRKNGTLYTGVTNNLAYRIYQHETGQGSRFAARYGATRLVWYEEHPYAPQAIAREKAIKSWPRKWKTELIEGMNPEWFDLRRFLNS; encoded by the coding sequence ATGAAACGGTTCTGGGTCTACATGCTCGCCAGCCGTAAAAACGGGACGCTCTATACAGGCGTGACCAACAACTTGGCCTACAGAATATACCAGCACGAAACAGGACAAGGCTCTCGCTTCGCAGCCCGATACGGCGCCACACGGCTTGTCTGGTATGAGGAGCACCCGTACGCCCCGCAGGCGATTGCGCGCGAGAAAGCGATCAAAAGTTGGCCACGCAAATGGAAAACTGAACTCATTGAGGGAATGAATCCGGAGTGGTTCGATCTGAGACGCTTTTTGAATTCTTGA
- the phnE gene encoding phosphonate ABC transporter, permease protein PhnE has product MAETANIKSRQVPDRFERPGVFKFTAYVALAAFVIWSFQGAGWSFSALVSGGPAMADFLSRAWPPSLERLPQLSGALVETFQMALAGTIIGVVVSVPLAILAAKGLTRQGILSRSVYTASRLLIALFRTVPDLVWALVFVISVGLGPFAGTLAIAVDTIGFCGRFFAEAMEDVEKGPSEALTAAGASRTDTIFCAVIPAAMPSFITTSLFALEKATRSSVVLGLVGAGGIGIELKVAMDFFDYQLAMTIILMIFVLVLLVERLGSIARSRILEGTSQ; this is encoded by the coding sequence ATGGCTGAGACAGCAAACATCAAATCCCGTCAGGTGCCCGACCGGTTCGAGCGACCGGGTGTGTTCAAGTTCACGGCCTACGTGGCGCTCGCCGCCTTCGTGATCTGGTCGTTTCAGGGGGCTGGCTGGTCCTTCTCCGCGCTCGTATCCGGTGGTCCGGCAATGGCCGATTTCCTGTCACGGGCCTGGCCTCCGTCCCTGGAGCGGTTGCCGCAGCTCTCCGGTGCGCTGGTCGAAACCTTTCAAATGGCGCTGGCCGGTACGATCATAGGTGTCGTGGTCAGCGTGCCGCTCGCCATTCTGGCCGCCAAGGGGCTGACGCGGCAGGGGATCCTGTCCAGATCGGTCTATACGGCGTCGCGTCTCCTGATTGCCCTGTTCCGGACGGTTCCGGACTTGGTCTGGGCCCTGGTGTTTGTGATTTCGGTCGGTCTCGGCCCCTTTGCCGGCACGCTGGCGATTGCGGTCGACACGATCGGTTTCTGCGGCCGCTTCTTCGCCGAAGCCATGGAGGATGTCGAAAAGGGGCCGAGCGAGGCTCTGACTGCGGCAGGCGCCAGCCGGACCGACACGATCTTCTGCGCGGTCATTCCGGCAGCCATGCCCTCGTTCATCACCACCTCGCTGTTTGCCCTGGAAAAGGCAACTCGGTCCTCTGTCGTGCTCGGCCTTGTCGGGGCAGGCGGGATCGGCATCGAACTGAAGGTGGCGATGGATTTCTTCGACTACCAGCTCGCCATGACCATCATCCTGATGATCTTCGTGCTGGTGCTTCTTGTTGAACGGCTCGGCAGCATCGCCCGAAGCCGGATTTTGGAAGGAACTTCTCAATGA
- a CDS encoding class I SAM-dependent methyltransferase — protein sequence MSDTQTLERTDTAHFAWDKRWQTEAGRADWLKPADDVAMLIASLQQDGPVKALDLGCGVGRHALAFARAGFETHAVDLSEAGLQELEKSAKAGGVEVAAQLAPMTELPFEDNTFDYVLSFNVIYHGDPDIVKKAISEIARVLKPGGVYQGTMLSKRNGNFGLGTEVAPDTYVREGDDDKDHPHFYCNAAELVALFDGFELRSLEDKLHSKPGSWHWHLVAERLA from the coding sequence ATGAGTGACACACAGACCCTGGAGCGCACGGATACGGCGCATTTTGCCTGGGACAAACGCTGGCAGACCGAAGCGGGCCGTGCGGACTGGCTCAAGCCGGCCGACGATGTGGCCATGCTGATCGCTTCCCTGCAGCAGGACGGACCGGTCAAGGCGCTGGATCTCGGCTGCGGTGTCGGTCGTCATGCGCTTGCCTTTGCGCGTGCGGGCTTCGAGACCCACGCGGTCGACCTGTCCGAGGCGGGCTTGCAGGAGCTTGAAAAAAGCGCGAAGGCTGGCGGCGTGGAGGTTGCCGCGCAACTGGCGCCGATGACGGAATTGCCTTTTGAAGACAACACGTTCGACTATGTTCTATCCTTCAACGTTATCTATCACGGTGACCCGGATATCGTGAAAAAGGCCATTTCGGAAATTGCCCGCGTTCTGAAGCCGGGTGGCGTCTACCAGGGCACCATGCTGTCCAAGCGGAACGGCAATTTCGGACTGGGAACCGAGGTCGCGCCCGACACCTATGTGCGCGAGGGCGACGACGACAAGGACCACCCGCATTTCTATTGCAACGCGGCTGAACTGGTGGCGCTTTTCGACGGCTTTGAACTGCGTTCGCTGGAAGACAAGCTGCACAGCAAGCCGGGCTCCTGGCACTGGCACCTGGTGGCCGAACGGCTCGCCTGA
- a CDS encoding phosphonate ABC transporter ATP-binding protein: MAQAQFQTIGAPAPVVPVAKEIASRACELSVTGLCKSFGKNRPVLRGVSFAVHQRESVALIGSNGAGKSTALRCALRLLEPETGSISLFDQDITSAGLRQLRTVRADVGFVFQKHNLVPRVSALTNVIHGNLGRRGGVRGWTHFLATSGLRDRAMACLERVGLADHALKRADQLSGGQSQRVAIARALMQQPKMIVADEPVASLDPVAGQEVMDLFHQLTREEGITLLFTSHNVQQALDYSDRVLAIKQGAIVLDERSGALNAADMGKHYG; the protein is encoded by the coding sequence ATGGCCCAGGCCCAGTTTCAGACCATCGGCGCTCCGGCGCCGGTGGTTCCCGTTGCCAAAGAGATTGCCTCGCGCGCCTGCGAGCTGTCAGTGACGGGGCTTTGCAAGAGCTTCGGAAAGAACCGGCCGGTGTTGCGCGGCGTTTCCTTTGCCGTTCATCAACGGGAATCCGTCGCCCTGATCGGGTCGAACGGGGCAGGCAAGTCGACCGCTCTACGGTGTGCCCTGCGCCTCCTGGAGCCGGAGACCGGATCCATCTCGCTTTTTGATCAGGACATTACAAGCGCCGGGTTGCGTCAGCTCAGGACCGTCCGGGCCGATGTCGGCTTTGTTTTCCAGAAACACAATCTCGTGCCGCGTGTGTCGGCTTTGACAAATGTGATTCACGGCAATCTCGGCCGCAGGGGCGGGGTGCGTGGCTGGACCCATTTTCTGGCCACCTCCGGTCTGAGAGACCGGGCCATGGCCTGCCTGGAACGTGTCGGCCTGGCTGACCACGCGCTGAAACGCGCGGATCAGCTGTCCGGTGGCCAGTCTCAGCGCGTCGCGATTGCCCGGGCTCTGATGCAGCAGCCAAAGATGATCGTGGCGGACGAGCCCGTGGCCAGTCTCGACCCGGTCGCCGGGCAGGAGGTGATGGATCTCTTTCACCAGCTGACCCGTGAAGAAGGCATTACGCTCCTGTTCACCTCGCACAATGTGCAGCAGGCGCTCGACTATTCGGACCGTGTTCTGGCCATCAAGCAGGGCGCGATCGTGCTGGACGAGAGAAGCGGTGCGCTGAACGCGGCCGATATGGGCAAGCACTATGGCTGA
- the phnE gene encoding phosphonate ABC transporter, permease protein PhnE, producing MNKTPLSLDAARDLVPGAFGMPLQAKLVRIAAWSVFAALTGWCLWAFDFSPGRILEGLTRFGNVLSFMFPPHIWTTWQDWSEILKGLGETVAMAFMGTILGAIIAFPLAFLGAKNIMPFSWLRLSARRGFDALRAVEQIILALIFIRAFGLGPLAGILAIAVSEIGTFSKLFSEAIENTSKKPVDGVKASGGGNLQTIRFAILPQALPVILSIILYNFESNTRSGTILGIVGAGGIGFLLADRISAYKWPEAWTIIFLIILTVYVIDGFSGFLRKRIIGGQENGRQG from the coding sequence ATGAACAAGACACCTCTCTCCCTTGACGCTGCCAGGGACCTGGTACCCGGTGCCTTCGGGATGCCGCTTCAGGCGAAACTTGTCAGGATCGCCGCCTGGTCCGTTTTCGCCGCCCTGACCGGCTGGTGCCTGTGGGCGTTCGACTTCTCGCCTGGGCGTATCCTGGAAGGTCTGACACGCTTTGGAAACGTGCTCTCCTTCATGTTTCCGCCCCATATCTGGACCACGTGGCAGGACTGGAGCGAAATTCTCAAGGGTCTCGGCGAAACGGTGGCCATGGCTTTCATGGGCACGATTCTGGGGGCCATCATCGCCTTCCCGCTCGCCTTTCTGGGCGCCAAGAACATCATGCCCTTCAGCTGGCTGCGCCTGAGCGCCCGGCGCGGCTTCGACGCCCTGCGCGCTGTCGAGCAGATCATCCTGGCGCTGATTTTCATCCGCGCCTTCGGTCTTGGTCCGCTGGCCGGCATCCTCGCCATTGCGGTCTCGGAAATCGGCACCTTTTCAAAGCTGTTTTCGGAAGCAATCGAGAACACGTCCAAGAAACCGGTCGATGGTGTCAAGGCTTCCGGCGGTGGCAACTTGCAGACCATCCGCTTCGCCATTCTGCCCCAGGCCTTGCCGGTGATCCTGTCGATCATTCTCTACAACTTCGAATCCAACACCCGCTCCGGCACGATCCTGGGCATCGTCGGCGCCGGCGGCATCGGCTTCCTGCTCGCCGACCGCATCAGCGCCTACAAGTGGCCGGAAGCGTGGACGATCATCTTCCTGATCATCCTGACGGTTTACGTGATCGACGGCTTTTCCGGGTTCCTGAGAAAACGGATCATTGGCGGTCAGGAAAACGGGCGGCAGGGGTGA
- a CDS encoding phosphate/phosphite/phosphonate ABC transporter substrate-binding protein, translated as MRFLKTAAIAAAALAVSLTSSFADTFKLAVTDVEGLERLQLEWGPFKQALENATDHTFEFFPVTSRTAAAEALRAKRVDFVVTGPAEYIVINKLTEATPLIGLGRPDYFCAIVVRADSGITRPADLKGQKVAFGDIGSTSNMLCPMQLMADYGVDPVKDVNKLHTSRNIAHEALKKGDVAAIGTNHNSWLRVRNKDESVPNGFFRVIARSGDLPNDMLMVASHVDPAKAEGVRKAILDNKDAIIAGILAHEENDKYGGMDLVAIEDGAYDLVRSMYTTAGFPQYDNFIGE; from the coding sequence ATGCGTTTTTTGAAAACCGCCGCCATCGCGGCTGCAGCCCTGGCTGTATCGCTTACGTCTTCTTTTGCCGACACATTCAAACTTGCCGTCACCGACGTTGAGGGCCTTGAGCGCTTGCAGCTGGAATGGGGGCCGTTCAAGCAGGCTCTGGAAAATGCCACCGACCACACATTCGAGTTCTTTCCGGTCACCAGCCGGACGGCAGCCGCCGAAGCGTTGCGCGCAAAACGCGTTGATTTTGTCGTCACCGGTCCGGCTGAATACATCGTCATCAACAAGCTGACGGAAGCCACCCCGCTGATCGGTCTCGGCCGTCCGGACTACTTCTGTGCGATCGTCGTTCGTGCCGACAGCGGCATCACCCGCCCGGCCGATCTGAAAGGCCAGAAGGTTGCCTTCGGTGACATCGGTTCCACATCCAACATGCTGTGCCCGATGCAGCTGATGGCCGACTATGGCGTTGATCCGGTCAAGGACGTCAACAAGCTGCACACCTCTCGCAACATTGCGCATGAAGCCCTCAAGAAGGGCGACGTCGCGGCGATCGGCACCAACCACAATTCCTGGCTGCGGGTGCGTAACAAGGACGAGAGCGTACCGAACGGTTTCTTCCGCGTGATCGCACGGTCCGGCGATCTGCCGAACGACATGCTGATGGTTGCTTCCCATGTCGACCCGGCCAAGGCCGAAGGCGTGCGCAAGGCCATCCTGGACAACAAGGATGCGATCATCGCCGGCATTCTCGCGCATGAAGAGAATGACAAGTATGGCGGCATGGACCTGGTTGCCATCGAAGATGGTGCCTATGACCTGGTGCGCTCCATGTATACCACCGCCGGCTTCCCGCAATACGACAACTTCATCGGCGAATAA
- the phnE gene encoding phosphonate ABC transporter, permease protein PhnE — protein MPLIPFYGIPMTALSPAIDQFERDYAAARKSALRINTVSTALFAVCFVAAAWIGGFFDMTDVTLSNGDRVSMWKIWAGLPRLGEYLYKTLPVLHWETLGSDIANWFWRWKVWLQLLLETILIAYMATLFGVVGAFLLSFPASRNLAPNRFVLNLTRRYLEIVRTVPELVWALIFVFCFGVGPLAGVLAIGLHATGALGKLYSEANENADMRPLEGIKASGGSWFDQIRYGIVPQVVPNIISYTLLRFEINVRASSIIGFVGAGGLGQEIRVAMSLQEYTDLSALFLIIFVTVIVIDTVSEKVRHRIIGLTGKGV, from the coding sequence TTGCCCCTCATCCCCTTTTACGGCATTCCCATGACGGCTCTTTCTCCGGCGATCGACCAGTTCGAACGCGACTATGCTGCCGCGCGTAAATCTGCGCTGCGCATCAACACGGTCTCGACAGCGCTCTTTGCGGTCTGTTTCGTGGCCGCCGCCTGGATCGGCGGATTTTTCGACATGACCGACGTGACGCTCTCCAATGGCGACCGGGTCTCCATGTGGAAAATCTGGGCCGGTTTGCCGCGTCTTGGGGAATATCTCTACAAGACCTTGCCGGTGCTCCATTGGGAGACGCTCGGATCCGACATTGCCAACTGGTTCTGGCGCTGGAAGGTCTGGCTGCAGCTTCTGCTCGAAACGATCCTGATTGCCTATATGGCAACGCTCTTCGGTGTGGTTGGAGCTTTTCTACTAAGCTTTCCGGCCTCCCGGAACCTTGCACCCAATCGCTTTGTGCTCAATCTGACCCGGCGCTATCTGGAAATCGTTCGTACGGTTCCGGAACTCGTCTGGGCCCTGATTTTCGTTTTCTGTTTTGGCGTCGGTCCACTCGCTGGGGTCCTTGCCATTGGCCTGCATGCCACCGGCGCGCTCGGCAAGCTCTATTCCGAAGCCAATGAAAATGCGGACATGCGGCCGCTGGAGGGCATCAAGGCCTCCGGCGGATCCTGGTTCGACCAGATCAGATACGGCATCGTCCCCCAGGTCGTTCCGAACATCATCAGCTACACGTTGCTGCGGTTCGAAATCAACGTCCGGGCGTCTTCCATTATCGGCTTCGTCGGCGCCGGCGGCCTTGGCCAGGAAATCCGGGTCGCCATGTCCTTGCAGGAATACACGGATCTCTCCGCGCTCTTCCTGATCATCTTCGTCACCGTGATCGTGATTGACACGGTCAGTGAAAAAGTTCGCCACCGCATCATCGGCCTGACCGGCAAGGGAGTATGA